The region AGCGGCAAAAGTCAGCGCAATCAAGGCCCCATAGGCCGCAGCAATCGCCAGAGCGCCCCAATCGAGCACAAACCCTGCCTCGATCGGCAGCAGCCCTTGCAGCGCCCTGGCGATCAACGGCGTGATGCTCACCCCGATCACCAGTCCGCCGAGAATGGCCAGCGACGCAGCGGCGGCCAACTGCAGCAGATAGATCCGCGCAATGTCCCGGCTCGAAGCGCCGAGAATCTTGAGCGTCGCGATGCTCCCGCGCCGCGCTTCGAGGTAGGAATTCACCCCGTTGCCGATGCCGATCCCGGCAATCGCCAGCGCCGCGAGCGCAACCAGCACCAAAAACTGCCCCATCCGCGAAACGAAACGGTCCAGTCCCGGCGAGGCCTTGTCGCGCGTCCGCACCTCATAGCCCGCCAGCGGAAACTGCGCTTTCACCCTCTCGCCCAGCGCCAGCGCGTCGGCGCCCGCCGGCAGCTTCAGGCGCAGCTTGCTCCGCACCATCGATCCCGGCTGCACCAGCTTGGATGCTGCAAGCGCGCCCTTGCTGACGATCACCGTCGGCCCGAGCGAAAAACCCTCAGCCAGCCGGTCCGGCTCCGACCCGATCACCCCGCCAACGACAAGCTCGGCCTCGCCCACGCGCAGCTTGTCGCCAATCTTCACGCCAAGCCGGTCGGCAACACCCGGTGCTATCCAAGCAGTCATGCCATCCGGCGCGCCGGCAACCTTGCCGCCCTCCAGCGTGAACCGCCCGTAAAGCGGCCACTTTGCGTCGACTGCCTTCAACTCGACCGGCGTTGTGCGCGTCTCGTCATCCGGCACCCGTGCCATCGCCTGCAACCGCGCGCCTTCGGAAAGCTCGCCCATCGCGGCGATGGCTGCCCGTTCCTCTGCCGATGGCTGGCGCGCTGCCAAGGTGAATTCGAGATCCGCGCCGAGCATCTCGCGCCCGCGCGTCGCCAGTTCGCGCTCGATCGCGCCGGTCAGCGTACCAATGGCCGAAAGCGCTGCCGTGCCCAGCATCAGGCACACCAGCAGCAGGCGAAGTCCCTTGAACCGCCAGTCCAGTCCGCGACGCGCGAGCCGCCAGGCGGCACTCCACGAAAGGCTCACGAAGAAACGTCCGAAGCGATCTGCCCATCGGCCAGCCGCACGATGCGCCCGCAGCGCGCCGCCAGCGCCTCGTCATGGGTGACCATGATGAACGTCGCGTCCGCCTGCGCTGCCCGCGCGAACAGCAGGTCGGCTACCGCTTCGCCGGTCGCATGGTCGAGATTGCCGGTTGGCTCGTCGGCGAACAGAATGGCGGGACTGGGCGCGAGTGCCCGCGCAATCGCCACGCGCTGCTGCTCGCCGCCTGAAAGCTGCGTCGGGTAGTGGTGCAGGCGATGGCCGAGGCCGACAGCTACCAGTTCCGCTTCGGCGCGTGTCATCGCGTCGGTCTGGCCCACCAGTTCCAGCGGCGTCGCCACGTTCTCCAGCGCGGTCATCGTCGGCAGCAGGTGGAAAGCCTGCAGCACGATGCCGATCCGCCCGCGCCGCGCGGCGGCAAGGCCGTCCTCGTCCAGCGCGGTGAAATCCGCCCCGGCGACATTGAGCGACCCGCCGCTCGCGCGCTCCAGGCCGGACAGGATCGCCAGCAACGATGACTTGCCCGAGCCTGATGGCCCCAGCAACGCGAGCGTCTCGCCCGCGCCCACCGTCAGGTCGATGCCGCGAAGGATCTGAACCTCTGCCTCCCCGCTGCCGAGCGATAGGGTAAGGGCCGAAGCGGCGATTACCGGCGCCGATGAACTTGAAAGGGGGAGCTTGTCACAGGCCTCACGTGGCATAGATTGGTTGCAGCGTGCAACCGGCACTTGGGGGCGCGCCTATGGAGTTTCAATGCGCCGCTTCGCTCTTGCCGCAACCCTTGTTCTCGCCGCCTGCTCGCCCGAGAAGCCCCCTGAACCGGCCGCCACCAAAGCTGCACAGGCGCAGGGGCAGGCACAGGCACCGGTTCC is a window of Novosphingobium sp. THN1 DNA encoding:
- a CDS encoding ABC transporter ATP-binding protein — encoded protein: MPREACDKLPLSSSSAPVIAASALTLSLGSGEAEVQILRGIDLTVGAGETLALLGPSGSGKSSLLAILSGLERASGGSLNVAGADFTALDEDGLAAARRGRIGIVLQAFHLLPTMTALENVATPLELVGQTDAMTRAEAELVAVGLGHRLHHYPTQLSGGEQQRVAIARALAPSPAILFADEPTGNLDHATGEAVADLLFARAAQADATFIMVTHDEALAARCGRIVRLADGQIASDVSS